From one Marinobacter sp. LV10MA510-1 genomic stretch:
- the zigA gene encoding zinc metallochaperone GTPase ZigA, whose product MKNTGKKLPVTVLSGFLGAGKTTVLSHLLNNREGRRVAVIVNDMSEINIDVSDVKNEVQLNRSEEKLIEMSNGCICCTLREDLLLEVRKLADEGRFDYLLIESTGISEPLPVAETFTFADEDGNSLSDIAQLDTMVTVVDALNFMGDYDEAKDLQETGEHLGEEDERSVTDLLVDQVEFADVILISKTDLVDEGTLQRLIAILKALNTEAEIVPIQNGQVDVDQVLGTGKFSFERAQQAPGWLKEMRGEHVPETEEYGIGSFTYTARRPFHPQRFYDFLHGNGIKGKLIRSKGYFWLASRPDFAGHWSQAGGMARHGFAGMFWKAVPKDQWPEDEDSLNEIQKNWQDPFGDMRQELVFIGQNLDQSQFNQALNDCLLNDDELLAGPTQWQRLADPFPIWEAEA is encoded by the coding sequence ATGAAAAATACTGGCAAAAAACTACCCGTCACCGTGCTATCGGGTTTTCTTGGTGCTGGCAAAACCACAGTTTTGAGCCACCTGTTGAATAATCGAGAGGGCCGTCGGGTGGCAGTTATTGTCAACGACATGAGCGAAATCAACATTGACGTCAGTGACGTGAAAAACGAGGTGCAATTAAACCGTAGCGAGGAAAAACTCATTGAAATGAGCAACGGCTGCATCTGTTGCACCTTGCGTGAAGACTTGTTGCTGGAGGTACGCAAGCTAGCTGATGAGGGTCGATTTGATTATTTATTGATTGAATCTACCGGCATCTCCGAACCGTTGCCTGTCGCGGAAACCTTCACTTTTGCCGATGAAGACGGCAATAGTCTGTCTGATATCGCCCAGCTGGACACCATGGTGACGGTTGTGGATGCCTTGAATTTCATGGGAGATTACGACGAGGCCAAAGACTTGCAGGAAACCGGTGAACATCTGGGCGAAGAGGATGAACGCAGCGTTACCGATTTACTGGTGGATCAAGTGGAGTTTGCCGACGTTATCCTGATCAGCAAGACCGATCTGGTTGACGAAGGCACATTGCAGCGCTTGATCGCCATACTGAAAGCACTGAATACCGAAGCGGAAATAGTGCCTATCCAGAACGGACAGGTAGATGTCGACCAAGTGTTGGGCACAGGTAAGTTCAGTTTCGAGCGCGCTCAGCAGGCCCCCGGGTGGCTAAAGGAAATGCGTGGCGAGCACGTGCCGGAAACCGAAGAATACGGCATCGGCAGCTTTACCTACACCGCACGCCGACCCTTCCATCCCCAAAGGTTTTACGACTTTCTGCACGGTAACGGTATCAAAGGCAAACTGATTCGCTCCAAAGGCTACTTTTGGCTCGCCAGCCGGCCCGATTTCGCCGGACACTGGAGCCAGGCAGGCGGCATGGCTCGCCATGGCTTTGCCGGTATGTTCTGGAAGGCGGTGCCAAAAGACCAGTGGCCGGAAGATGAAGACTCCCTTAACGAGATTCAAAAAAACTGGCAAGACCCCTTCGGCGATATGCGGCAAGAACTGGTGTTTATAGGCCAGAATCTCGACCAGTCGCAATTTAACCAAGCGCTCAACGACTGCTTGCTGAACGACGATGAACTGCTGGCCGGGCCGACTCAGTGGCAACGCCTGGCCGATCCGTTTCCGATCTGGGAGGCCGAGGCATGA
- a CDS encoding GGDEF domain-containing phosphodiesterase, with the protein MIWSSSNVLHRLFSYKITIGVLVCLALLFVASSFMNLNARERNYVSLQDIHLASLNLAQLRNEASMFDRYLLLVDSELANPLSLTIHYDILWNRFTYLLNSVEASVLRRVDSNTESIEDLYTRFNQLSQPVADIAGGTSDAATLALIHERWDGINVDIRQMVIKNLIDGESGNITEQLDRDLNQIRIIKVGLLVMLWGVLVYCAFSLIHIRKKFVMDSITRTYNRNYLQRKCVVNESDTYIAVEIQNSQQILTEHGGAEADTLVRLCAERLSNSIQKHDLLIHTSYCEFVIVKKNSSPNNCGPIIDQLIDRANFEWTIGNTKVPIRFVAGVDSAVCDKHTTRHWHTRHRNALRALNYALEKQINYRISDDEMRLAFNTRAKILRGLVKLLRHNKGDLKLWLVYQPIVTAMFSTRIAGAEVLLRGRLNDEIDIPPNQIVNICEQNGLGKDLGIWILRQAALESAHLFSTMNFNGFLSINLNPSMICEQLPDILKAHLLSRHIPARQICLEVTEDNAAIDFKRSVPVIQKIRGMGIQFALDDFGTGYSSLEYLHRLEIDKLKIDRCFVADIETNAKKSQFLAGIISIASKMGVQTIVEGIETREQGDIAIRHGADYVQGFYYYMPMEAKLFHHLLMVEKAHDIAVEKLITG; encoded by the coding sequence GTGATCTGGTCGAGCTCTAACGTTTTACACCGGCTGTTTTCCTACAAAATAACGATCGGCGTTCTCGTTTGCCTAGCACTGTTGTTTGTTGCATCCAGTTTTATGAATCTGAACGCTCGCGAACGCAACTACGTGTCGTTGCAGGATATCCATTTAGCCTCGTTGAACCTAGCACAGCTCCGCAATGAAGCCAGCATGTTTGACAGATATCTGTTGCTGGTAGATTCAGAGCTTGCAAACCCGTTATCGCTGACGATCCACTATGACATTTTGTGGAATCGCTTTACTTATCTTTTAAATAGCGTCGAGGCATCTGTGCTTCGGCGCGTCGACTCTAATACAGAGAGTATTGAAGATCTTTATACCCGGTTTAATCAACTGAGCCAGCCAGTCGCGGACATTGCTGGCGGCACCTCAGACGCTGCCACGCTGGCGCTTATCCATGAACGATGGGATGGCATCAACGTGGACATCAGACAGATGGTAATCAAAAATTTAATAGACGGTGAAAGTGGCAATATAACCGAGCAGCTTGACAGAGACCTGAACCAAATCCGGATTATAAAAGTAGGGTTGCTAGTCATGCTCTGGGGTGTGCTTGTCTATTGCGCCTTTTCTTTGATTCATATACGTAAAAAATTCGTAATGGATTCAATTACGCGAACTTATAACCGCAACTACCTGCAGCGTAAATGTGTTGTCAACGAATCAGACACTTACATTGCCGTGGAGATTCAAAACTCCCAGCAAATCCTGACAGAACACGGCGGCGCAGAGGCTGATACGTTAGTTCGACTCTGCGCGGAGCGGTTAAGCAACAGCATTCAAAAGCACGATTTACTGATTCATACGTCTTACTGCGAGTTTGTCATTGTTAAGAAAAATAGCTCACCGAATAACTGTGGACCGATTATCGATCAACTGATAGATAGAGCTAATTTTGAATGGACGATAGGCAATACCAAGGTTCCTATACGCTTCGTTGCGGGCGTGGACTCTGCTGTTTGCGACAAACATACAACTCGACACTGGCATACGCGCCACCGTAACGCTCTCAGAGCGCTTAACTATGCCCTTGAAAAACAGATCAACTACCGTATAAGCGACGACGAAATGCGCTTAGCATTTAATACCAGGGCAAAAATTTTGCGGGGATTGGTCAAACTGCTTCGTCACAACAAGGGCGACTTGAAACTCTGGCTTGTGTATCAGCCCATCGTGACGGCGATGTTCAGTACCCGGATTGCCGGTGCTGAAGTTCTTCTGCGGGGCCGCTTAAATGATGAAATTGACATCCCGCCCAATCAGATTGTCAATATTTGTGAGCAAAACGGCCTGGGCAAGGACTTGGGGATCTGGATTTTGCGTCAAGCAGCTTTGGAGTCTGCACATTTATTCTCAACAATGAATTTTAACGGATTTTTATCGATCAATCTGAACCCGTCCATGATTTGTGAGCAACTGCCGGATATTCTTAAAGCACATTTGCTCAGTCGTCACATTCCAGCCCGCCAGATATGCCTTGAGGTCACTGAAGACAATGCTGCTATCGATTTCAAGCGAAGCGTTCCCGTGATCCAAAAAATTCGTGGCATGGGCATCCAATTCGCGCTGGATGACTTCGGAACCGGATATTCATCGCTTGAGTATCTGCATCGATTGGAAATTGACAAGCTTAAGATTGATCGTTGTTTTGTGGCCGACATCGAGACAAACGCCAAAAAAAGCCAATTTTTGGCGGGAATTATTAGCATTGCCAGTAAAATGGGTGTGCAAACCATTGTTGAGGGTATCGAAACTCGCGAGCAAGGTGATATTGCCATCCGGCACGGCGCTGACTACGTTCAGGGCTTTTACTATTACATGCCAATGGAAGCCAAACTGTTCCACCACCTGTTAATGGTAGAGAAAGCCCATGACATAGCAGTTGAGAAACTGATCACAGGCTAG
- a CDS encoding D-amino acid dehydrogenase, with product MKHIAVIGGGITGITTAYSLTKRGFDVTVYEKHRYAAMETSFANGGQLSASNAEVWNNWQTVIKGMKWMFHSDAPLLVNPKPSWHKMSWFAEFIAAIPQYEKNTTETTRMAIAAREHLFSWAKEEGIDFDLKEQGILHIYRDKAGFDHAAKVSKLLAAGGLERRAVTPDEMKAIEPTLAGTYYGGFFTESDSTGDIHKFTSGLADAIQRRGVKTCYGHTVTELSADQSHAWVTSFDGEQQIRNTFDGVVVCAGVGSKELAAKLGDRVNIYPVKGYSITVELDDEASRQAAPTVSLLDDATKLVTSRLGDDRFRIAGTAEFNGYNRNIRDDRIRPLTRWVEQCFPGVSTRRVVPWAGLRPMLPTMMPRVGPGRLPTVFYNTGHGHLGWTLSAITAEMLAEAVETAPAYQKR from the coding sequence ATGAAACATATTGCAGTTATTGGCGGTGGCATCACCGGCATCACCACCGCTTATTCTTTAACGAAGCGCGGCTTCGACGTCACCGTCTATGAAAAGCATCGTTATGCGGCTATGGAAACGTCTTTCGCGAACGGCGGACAACTCTCGGCGTCCAATGCCGAAGTCTGGAACAACTGGCAGACCGTGATCAAAGGCATGAAATGGATGTTCCACAGCGATGCCCCGCTGCTGGTGAATCCCAAGCCCTCCTGGCACAAGATGAGCTGGTTTGCCGAGTTTATCGCGGCCATTCCCCAGTACGAGAAAAACACCACTGAAACCACCCGCATGGCGATCGCTGCCCGTGAGCATCTGTTTTCATGGGCAAAAGAAGAAGGTATTGATTTCGACTTAAAGGAACAGGGCATTCTGCATATCTATCGCGACAAGGCCGGCTTTGACCACGCGGCAAAGGTCTCGAAATTGCTGGCAGCAGGAGGTCTGGAACGCCGGGCCGTCACCCCCGATGAAATGAAGGCCATCGAACCCACCCTGGCTGGCACCTACTACGGTGGCTTTTTCACTGAAAGCGATTCCACGGGTGATATTCACAAGTTTACCAGCGGCCTGGCCGATGCCATCCAGCGCCGCGGCGTCAAAACGTGTTACGGCCACACGGTTACCGAGCTGAGCGCAGATCAATCCCATGCCTGGGTAACGTCTTTTGATGGCGAACAACAGATTCGTAACACCTTCGACGGTGTCGTGGTTTGCGCTGGCGTCGGCAGCAAGGAGCTGGCGGCGAAGCTGGGCGACCGCGTTAACATTTATCCGGTGAAGGGCTATTCCATCACGGTTGAACTGGACGACGAAGCGTCTCGGCAAGCGGCACCAACCGTCAGCCTGCTGGACGATGCTACCAAACTGGTCACCAGCCGGTTGGGCGATGATCGTTTCCGTATTGCGGGTACGGCGGAATTCAACGGCTACAATCGCAACATCCGGGATGACCGTATTCGCCCGCTCACCCGTTGGGTTGAGCAATGCTTCCCCGGTGTCAGTACCCGGCGCGTTGTGCCATGGGCAGGTCTGCGCCCTATGCTTCCCACTATGATGCCGCGCGTTGGCCCGGGTCGCCTGCCGACGGTGTTCTACAATACTGGTCACGGCCATTTGGGTTGGACCCTGTCAGCCATTACCGCCGAGATGCTGGCTGAGGCCGTTGAAACGGCGCCTGCTTACCAGAAACGCTGA
- the betT gene encoding choline BCCT transporter BetT: MKESGDRLNPVVFFGSSILIVVFALWTMFFTENAEGLINTLLGWVSDTFGWYYFLTVVAYLVFVIFIAASRFGDIRLGPDHSKPEFNLVSWASMLFAAGIGIDLLFFCISEPVSQFLNPPQGEGGTVEAARHAMELTFLHWGISGWGIYTLVGMSLAYFSYRHKLPLTIRSALYPVFGERIYGPIGHAVDIAAVLGTVFGIATSLGIGVIQLNYGLSTMFGLPESTWIQALLVTMIVVFATLSAVSGVERGIRRLSEFNMLLATALMIFVLFAGPTLFLLNAFVLNVGDYVSNFISLSFNTYAHDQPEDWLNAWTLFFWAWWIAWGPFVGLFLARISRGRTIRQFTIGTLILPLTFMMIWMSIMGNSAIDMVMKGAQEFGELAVETPASSIYIFMQSLPWAGVTTIVVSILALVFFVTSGDSGALVLSNLTSILTDVNHDAPIWMRILWAVIIGLLTLALLMAGGLGALQGTVVIMGLPFSVVLFFMMFGLFRALKTESLKHGMSPMHGMPTAAEGKSLSWRQRLARAMSFPDRKGALKFMDETVRPAMEEIRDELRNKGVAADIQRDKDEPHLSLDVDLGNDGHFTYQVWPRSVPMPAFAIRPHSETSTYYRLEVHLINGGQGYDLMDYGRSQIIEDILDQYERHLAYLQRLREAPGDVSMPGLGDPVKE; this comes from the coding sequence ATGAAGGAATCTGGTGATCGGCTCAACCCGGTGGTCTTCTTCGGGTCCTCAATCCTCATCGTGGTGTTCGCCTTGTGGACGATGTTTTTCACCGAGAATGCCGAGGGTCTGATCAACACGCTTCTCGGCTGGGTCTCGGACACCTTCGGGTGGTACTACTTTCTGACTGTGGTGGCCTACCTGGTTTTCGTGATTTTCATCGCGGCATCGCGCTTCGGTGACATCCGCCTGGGCCCGGATCACTCCAAGCCCGAGTTCAACCTGGTCTCTTGGGCATCCATGCTATTTGCCGCGGGTATCGGGATTGATCTGTTGTTTTTCTGTATTTCCGAACCGGTCTCACAGTTCCTCAATCCGCCTCAGGGTGAGGGTGGTACGGTGGAGGCAGCACGCCATGCGATGGAACTGACGTTTCTGCACTGGGGCATTTCCGGCTGGGGCATCTACACCCTGGTGGGCATGTCGCTGGCCTACTTCAGTTACCGGCACAAGCTGCCACTGACCATCCGGTCTGCGCTCTACCCCGTTTTCGGCGAGCGTATTTATGGGCCGATCGGACATGCGGTGGACATTGCCGCAGTGCTTGGCACCGTGTTCGGGATTGCCACCAGTCTCGGTATTGGCGTCATCCAGCTCAACTATGGCCTGTCTACAATGTTCGGCCTTCCCGAAAGCACCTGGATCCAGGCACTGCTGGTGACCATGATCGTGGTGTTCGCCACGTTATCAGCCGTCAGTGGCGTGGAGCGGGGAATCCGGCGCCTGTCGGAGTTCAACATGCTGTTGGCCACTGCCCTGATGATCTTCGTGCTGTTTGCGGGGCCGACTCTGTTCCTGCTGAATGCCTTTGTTCTGAACGTGGGGGATTATGTCAGCAATTTTATCAGCCTGTCCTTTAATACCTACGCCCATGACCAACCCGAGGATTGGCTGAATGCCTGGACGCTCTTCTTCTGGGCGTGGTGGATCGCTTGGGGGCCATTCGTTGGCCTGTTCCTGGCGCGCATTTCCCGGGGACGGACCATCCGCCAGTTCACCATAGGGACACTGATACTACCGCTGACATTCATGATGATCTGGATGTCGATCATGGGCAACAGTGCCATTGACATGGTGATGAAAGGTGCCCAGGAATTCGGTGAGCTCGCTGTCGAAACGCCGGCCTCGTCGATCTACATATTCATGCAGAGCCTGCCCTGGGCCGGGGTCACCACTATTGTGGTATCCATCCTGGCTCTTGTCTTCTTCGTCACTTCCGGCGATTCGGGGGCGCTGGTGCTGTCCAACTTAACCTCCATCCTCACGGATGTGAACCATGACGCCCCGATCTGGATGCGCATCCTCTGGGCGGTGATCATCGGCCTGCTGACCCTGGCACTGCTGATGGCCGGCGGGCTGGGCGCCCTTCAGGGCACGGTGGTCATTATGGGGCTGCCATTCTCGGTGGTGCTGTTCTTCATGATGTTTGGCCTGTTCAGGGCTCTCAAGACCGAATCACTCAAGCACGGCATGAGTCCCATGCACGGGATGCCCACGGCCGCCGAAGGCAAATCGCTGTCCTGGCGCCAGCGGCTTGCCCGGGCCATGAGCTTTCCGGATCGGAAGGGCGCCCTCAAGTTCATGGATGAGACGGTGCGCCCGGCCATGGAGGAGATCCGTGACGAGCTTCGAAACAAGGGCGTGGCGGCGGATATTCAACGGGACAAGGATGAGCCCCATCTTTCGCTGGACGTAGACCTTGGCAACGATGGCCACTTCACCTATCAGGTTTGGCCACGGTCAGTTCCAATGCCCGCGTTCGCCATTCGACCACATTCCGAGACCAGCACTTATTACCGGTTGGAAGTACACCTGATTAATGGCGGCCAGGGTTACGACCTAATGGACTACGGTCGCTCCCAGATCATCGAGGATATTCTCGATCAGTATGAGCGTCATCTGGCCTATCTGCAGCGCCTCCGAGAAGCGCCGGGCGATGTCTCCATGCCGGGTCTGGGCGATCCTGTAAAAGAGTGA
- the betA gene encoding choline dehydrogenase, producing the protein MTDESFDRTADYVIIGAGSAGSVLANRLSADGNSNVLVLEFGGRDNSIYIQMPLAFSIPLNKPRFDWQLHTEPEPGLNHRSLHQARGKVIGGSSSINGMAYVRGSAGDFEEWESLGAEGWGYADVLPYFRRAEDCVYGADAYRDTDGPVGVCNGNNMRNPLYRAFIQAGDEAGYGRTEDYNGYRQEGFGRMDMSVRNGVRSSTANAYLKPALKRSNLSLEMHALTRRIIMEGKRAVGVEYQQKGQIFRVAARKEVLVCASAFNSPKLLMLSGIGPAEQLREHGIEVVHDLPGVGENLHDHLEVWVQHRCTQKITLNGWLNPLAQAWIGARWLLTRTGLGASNQFESNGYIRSRPGLRYADLQYHFLAGAIAYDGSSAVKGHGFQVHLGANKPKSRGWVRLRSADPEDPPRIFFNYLSDEADRQAYRDGLRLTRELFAQPAFDPFRGEEVSPGSDVTTDDEIDDWVAGSAETAYHPCGTCRMGTDELAVVDTECRVHGVENLRVVDSSIMPAVTNGNINAPTIMIGEKAADHILGKGLLELSGSASYAAPDGGTKQREGTPRRRADEVE; encoded by the coding sequence GTGACTGATGAAAGTTTCGACCGGACAGCCGACTATGTCATCATCGGAGCCGGTTCGGCCGGCTCTGTTCTGGCCAACCGACTGAGTGCCGATGGCAACAGCAACGTTTTGGTGCTGGAATTCGGTGGCAGGGACAACTCGATCTATATCCAGATGCCGCTGGCATTCTCCATTCCGCTGAACAAGCCCCGCTTCGACTGGCAACTGCATACGGAACCCGAACCCGGACTTAACCACCGCTCCCTGCACCAGGCCCGCGGTAAAGTTATCGGAGGCTCCTCGTCCATCAATGGTATGGCCTACGTCCGGGGCTCGGCGGGCGACTTCGAGGAATGGGAGTCCCTGGGTGCCGAAGGATGGGGGTATGCTGATGTACTGCCATACTTTCGCAGGGCCGAGGATTGTGTCTATGGAGCGGATGCCTACCGGGATACCGATGGGCCAGTGGGGGTGTGTAATGGCAACAACATGCGCAACCCGCTCTATCGGGCGTTCATCCAGGCCGGGGATGAAGCTGGCTACGGCCGCACCGAGGACTACAACGGCTACCGTCAGGAGGGCTTCGGCCGCATGGACATGAGTGTCCGGAACGGTGTGCGATCATCCACCGCCAACGCCTACCTGAAACCGGCCCTCAAACGCAGCAACCTGTCGCTGGAGATGCATGCCCTGACACGGCGGATCATTATGGAAGGAAAGCGAGCCGTGGGAGTGGAGTACCAGCAGAAGGGCCAAATTTTCCGGGTGGCGGCACGGAAGGAAGTGCTGGTCTGCGCCAGCGCTTTCAATTCCCCCAAGCTACTGATGCTCTCCGGCATCGGGCCTGCGGAACAGCTTCGCGAACATGGCATTGAGGTGGTCCATGACCTGCCCGGGGTGGGGGAGAATCTCCACGATCATCTCGAAGTCTGGGTCCAGCACCGCTGCACCCAGAAAATCACGCTCAATGGCTGGTTGAATCCATTGGCTCAGGCCTGGATCGGCGCCCGCTGGCTGTTGACTCGCACGGGCCTGGGAGCGAGCAACCAGTTTGAATCCAATGGCTACATACGCAGCCGGCCGGGCCTTCGCTATGCCGACCTGCAGTATCATTTCCTGGCCGGGGCGATCGCCTATGACGGCTCCAGTGCCGTGAAAGGACACGGTTTCCAAGTACATCTGGGCGCCAACAAGCCAAAAAGCCGGGGCTGGGTGAGATTGCGCTCCGCTGATCCGGAAGATCCGCCACGGATATTCTTCAATTATCTCTCGGATGAGGCCGACAGACAGGCGTACCGGGATGGTCTCCGCCTTACCCGTGAGCTATTCGCCCAACCGGCTTTCGATCCCTTCCGCGGAGAAGAGGTTTCTCCGGGGTCGGACGTAACAACAGACGACGAGATTGATGACTGGGTTGCCGGCAGCGCCGAGACCGCCTACCACCCCTGCGGCACCTGCCGCATGGGCACTGACGAACTGGCGGTGGTCGACACCGAGTGCCGGGTACACGGTGTGGAAAACCTGCGGGTTGTGGATTCCTCAATCATGCCCGCAGTAACCAACGGCAATATCAATGCCCCCACAATCATGATCGGCGAAAAGGCCGCCGATCACATACTCGGAAAAGGGCTCCTAGAACTGTCCGGGTCCGCTTCATACGCAGCCCCGGACGGGGGTACGAAACAGCGCGAAGGAACACCGCGGCGGCGAGCTGACGAGGTGGAGTAA
- a CDS encoding aldehyde dehydrogenase family protein, with product MGKIERRGLWIAGESVSGEQSRWFATMNPATNEVICEVAEAGDEDVDSGADCLKYCAGQASSLQGEYQQLNGAFFYTRPKPLGVCAGIGAWNYPIQIAC from the coding sequence ATGGGCAAAATAGAACGCCGTGGATTGTGGATCGCCGGAGAATCCGTCAGCGGGGAGCAGTCCCGATGGTTCGCCACGATGAATCCGGCAACGAATGAGGTCATCTGCGAGGTGGCCGAAGCCGGCGATGAGGATGTGGATTCCGGGGCAGACTGCCTCAAGTACTGCGCAGGCCAGGCCTCGTCTCTGCAGGGCGAGTACCAGCAACTCAACGGCGCCTTTTTCTATACCCGCCCCAAGCCTCTTGGCGTCTGCGCCGGTATAGGCGCCTGGAATTATCCCATTCAGATTGCCTGCTGA
- a CDS encoding site-specific integrase codes for MNSYDPFTIEEAEKTIDYLYNKYNANEKIYATYIQFAFWTGMRTSEMLALTWKDIDWNRGVAMVSKTRTDGKLNLQTKTKTKTKTKKNREVLLNDRAQEALQEAKKLTCQLGEEIFRSPRTGDAWLTDKPPRVVFTAALQALGMRHRRTYNTRHTYATQCLMAGMAPAFVANQLGHSIIVLLTTYAKWLNGEESYREMEKLKLTLEKK; via the coding sequence CTGAATAGTTACGATCCATTTACAATTGAAGAGGCTGAAAAAACAATTGACTACCTTTACAATAAATATAATGCAAATGAGAAGATTTACGCCACGTACATCCAATTTGCATTCTGGACTGGAATGCGAACTTCTGAGATGTTAGCTCTGACCTGGAAGGATATTGACTGGAATCGAGGTGTAGCAATGGTGAGCAAAACACGCACTGACGGTAAGCTCAACCTTCAAACCAAAACCAAAACCAAAACCAAAACCAAAAAAAATCGTGAGGTCTTACTGAATGATCGCGCGCAAGAAGCATTACAAGAGGCGAAGAAACTTACCTGTCAGCTCGGCGAAGAGATTTTCCGAAGCCCGAGGACAGGCGACGCATGGCTCACCGACAAGCCACCACGAGTGGTCTTCACCGCCGCTCTACAGGCATTAGGCATGCGACACAGGAGAACCTATAACACGCGCCACACTTATGCCACGCAATGTCTAATGGCCGGGATGGCGCCTGCCTTCGTAGCGAACCAACTCGGGCACAGCATTATCGTTCTGTTGACCACATACGCCAAGTGGTTGAATGGCGAAGAAAGTTATCGTGAAATGGAAAAGTTGAAGCTCACCTTGGAAAAAAAGTGA